From the Scatophagus argus isolate fScaArg1 chromosome 21, fScaArg1.pri, whole genome shotgun sequence genome, one window contains:
- the brsk1a gene encoding serine/threonine-protein kinase BRSK1 isoform X1: MSKELSLSQSAQYVGPYRLEKTLGKGQTGLVKLGVHCITGQKVAIKIVNREKLSESVLMKVEREIAILKLIEHPHVLKLHDVYENNKYLYLVLEHVSGGELFDYLVKKGRLTPKEARKFFRQIISALDFCHSHSICHRDLKPENLLLDEKNNIRIADFGMASLQVGDSLLETSCGSPHYACPEVIRGEKYDGRRADVWSCGVILFALLVGALPFDHDNLRQLLEKVKSGVFHMPHFIPPDCQSLLKGMIEVNPEKRLTLEAIQKHAWYQGGRNEPCPEQPPPRRVCVRRILSLTELDPDVLDSMHSLGCFRDRVKLTRDLQCEEENQEKMIYYLLLDRKERYPSYEDEDLPPRNDVADPPRKRVDSPMLTRHGRCRPERKSLEVLSVTEQGSPTPPRRALDTAAHSQRSRSVSGASTGLSSSPLSSPRSYQSPVFTFSQSDVTCATATPLTREPKQGSTTTPRSARAHDKPKGPPNPKTQTLPTKGPADRPHLQPIKSLPLHNPSSRSPSPSPLLSPIPRFFFPSSSVLKSVTKSFYPNSAHSVPQVTPQGSPLPTPLGTPVHHPHHPSSTPPSSSSSSSSSRAEGGGGVGSLSLTPPSSPGGGSGMAASSSAHWRTRLNSFKNNLLGSPRFHRRKLQVPTSEDMSSLTPESSPELAKKSWFGNFIGLEKEEQIFVVIRDKPLSSVKADIVHAFLSIPSLSHSVLSQTSFRAEYKSSGGPSVFQKPVKFQVDIAFSEGERERDRERTEREGRRETGIYSVTFTLISGPSRRFRRVVETIQAQLLSSHDQPMVQALSDPFPDEKNGRPHGTPTRQNSRRSEGGGDRCEWGDRADGGGIGGSGGVLQRRGSAKERTRLLSSNGTQSQP; encoded by the exons ATGAGTAAGGAACTGTCTCTAAGTCAGTCAGCTCAATATGTTGGGCCCTACAGACTGGAAAAAACTCTGGGGAAGGGACAGACAG GACTGGTCAAGCTTGGGGTCCATTGTATTACGGGTCAGAAGGTAGCGATCAAAATAGTCAACAGAGAGAAGCTGTCTGAGTCAGTCCTGATGAAG GTTGAGAGGGAGATTGCCATTCTGAAACTGATTGAGCATCCGCATGTGTTGAAGCTGCATGATGTTTATGAGAATAACAAATATCT GTACCTGGTGTTGGAGCATGTGTCAGGAGGAGAGTTGTTTGACTACCTGGTGAAGAAGGGCCGACTGACTCCAAAAGAGGCCAGGAAGTTCTTCAGACAGATCATCTCTGCTTTGGATTTCTGCCACAGTCATTCCATCTG tcaCAGAGACCTGAAGCCCGAGAACCTGCTCCTGGATGAAAAGAACAACATTCGTATTGCTGACTTTGGAATGGCCTCCCTACAGGTGGGAGACAGTCTGTTAGAGACCAGCTGTGG aTCACCACATTATGCCTGCCCTGAAGTTATTCGG GGGGAGAAATATGATGGGCGGAGAGCAGATGTGTGGAGCTGTGGAGTCATCCTTTTTGCTCTGCTGGTG GGTGCCCTGCCTTTTGACCATGATAATTTACGTCAGCTCCTGGAGAAGGTGAAGAGTGGGGTGTTTCACATGCCCCACTTCATCCCCCCGGACTGCCAGtctttgctcaagggcatgaTTGAGGTCAATCCTGAAAAGAGGCTCACG CTAGAGGCCATTCAGAAACATGCCTGGTATCA GGGTGGTCGTAATGAGCCGTGTCCTGAGCAGCCTCCTCCCaggcgagtgtgtgtgaggcgaATATTGTCCCTGACTGAGCTGGACCCAGATGTGTTGGACAGCATGCATTCACTGGGTTGTTTCCGAGACCGAGTCAAGCTCACACGTGATTTGCAATGTGAAGA AGAAAACCAGGAGAAGATGATCTATTACCTACTGCTGGacaggaaggagcgctacccGAGCTATGAGGATGAGGACTTGCCTCCGCGCAATGACGTAG CAGACCCTCCTCGAAAGCGTGTTGACTCTCCTATGCTGACACGCCATGGCCGCTGTCGCCCCGAGAGGAAAAGCCTGGAGGTGCTGAGTGTTACTGAACAAGGGTCTCCTACCCCGCCTCGCAGGGCCCTGGACACAGCTGCCCACAGCCAGAG GTCTCGGTCAGTCAGTGGAGCTTCAACTGGTCTCTCCTCCAGCCCTCTCAGTAGTCCCAGG TCCTATCAGAGCCCCGTCTTcactttcagccaatcagacgtCACCTGTGCCACTGCTACCCCCCTCACAAGGGAGCCTAAACAGGGAAGCACCACTACTCCTCGCTCAGCAAGGGCACATGACAAGCCCAAAGGTCCGCCCAACCCAAAGACCCAGACCCTGCCCACCAAGGGACCTGCTGACCGACCCCATCTGCAGCCCATCAAATCCCTGCCTCTGCACAACCCATCCTCCCGCTCACCCTCCCCCTCTCCGCTCCTGTCACCCATACCCCGTTTCTTCTTCCCCTCGTCCTCTGTCCTAAAGTCAGTGACTAAGAGCTTCTACCCAAACTCTGCCCACTCTGTGCCGCAGGTCACTCCCCAAGGCTCTCCGTTGCCCACACCCCTGGGCACCCCTGTCCACCACCCtcaccacccctcctccaccccgccctcctcttcttcgtcctcatcctcttcacgggcggagggagggggaggggtgggcTCCCTGTCGCTGACCCCGCCCTCCAGCCCAGGAGGGGGGAGCGGCATGGCAGCCAGCAGCTCTGCACACTGGAGGACTCGCCTCAATTCTTTCAAGAACAACCTGCTGGGCTCACCCCGTTTCCATCGGCGTAAACTGCAAG ttcCCACATCAGAAGACATGTCTAGTCTAACACCGGAATCCAGCCCTGA GCTGGCCAAGAAGTCGTGGTTTGGAAACTTCATCGGCttggagaaagaggagcagatCTTTGTGGTGATCAGAGACAAACCCCTGAGTTCTGTCAAAGCCGACATTGTCCAtgccttcctgtct ATCCCATCGCTCAGTCACAGCGTCCTCTCCCAAACCAGCTTCCGGGCCGAGTACAAATCCTCCGGAGGCCCCTCCGTCTTCCAGAAGCCCGTCAAGTTCCAGGTGGACATTGCTTTCTCAGAGGGCGAGAGGGAGCGGGACAGGGAGAGGACCGAgagggagggcaggagggagacaggaatCTACAGCGTGACATTCACCCTCATATCAG GTCCGAGTCGCAGGTTCAGACGAGTGGTAGAGACGATTCAAGCTCAGCTTCTCAGCTCCCATGACCAACCCATGGTGCAAGCCCTATCTG ATCCCTTCCCAGATGAGAAGAACGGCCGGCCCCACGGGACCCCCACCCGCCAAAACTCGAGGCGCTCCGAGGGTGGGGGCGACAGGTGCGAGTGGGGTGACCGAGCAGATGGCGGAGGCATAGGAGGCAGCGGGGGAGTTCTGCAGCGCAGAGGCTCGGCGAAAGAGAGAACCCGACTGCTGTCCTCCAATGGAACCCAATCCCAACCATAG
- the brsk1a gene encoding serine/threonine-protein kinase BRSK1 isoform X4: protein MKVEREIAILKLIEHPHVLKLHDVYENNKYLYLVLEHVSGGELFDYLVKKGRLTPKEARKFFRQIISALDFCHSHSICHRDLKPENLLLDEKNNIRIADFGMASLQVGDSLLETSCGSPHYACPEVIRGEKYDGRRADVWSCGVILFALLVGALPFDHDNLRQLLEKVKSGVFHMPHFIPPDCQSLLKGMIEVNPEKRLTLEAIQKHAWYQGGRNEPCPEQPPPRRVCVRRILSLTELDPDVLDSMHSLGCFRDRVKLTRDLQCEEENQEKMIYYLLLDRKERYPSYEDEDLPPRNDVADPPRKRVDSPMLTRHGRCRPERKSLEVLSVTEQGSPTPPRRALDTAAHSQRSRSVSGASTGLSSSPLSSPRSYQSPVFTFSQSDVTCATATPLTREPKQGSTTTPRSARAHDKPKGPPNPKTQTLPTKGPADRPHLQPIKSLPLHNPSSRSPSPSPLLSPIPRFFFPSSSVLKSVTKSFYPNSAHSVPQVTPQGSPLPTPLGTPVHHPHHPSSTPPSSSSSSSSSRAEGGGGVGSLSLTPPSSPGGGSGMAASSSAHWRTRLNSFKNNLLGSPRFHRRKLQVPTSEDMSSLTPESSPELAKKSWFGNFIGLEKEEQIFVVIRDKPLSSVKADIVHAFLSIPSLSHSVLSQTSFRAEYKSSGGPSVFQKPVKFQVDIAFSEGERERDRERTEREGRRETGIYSVTFTLISGPSRRFRRVVETIQAQLLSSHDQPMVQALSDPFPDEKNGRPHGTPTRQNSRRSEGGGDRCEWGDRADGGGIGGSGGVLQRRGSAKERTRLLSSNGTQSQP from the exons ATGAAG GTTGAGAGGGAGATTGCCATTCTGAAACTGATTGAGCATCCGCATGTGTTGAAGCTGCATGATGTTTATGAGAATAACAAATATCT GTACCTGGTGTTGGAGCATGTGTCAGGAGGAGAGTTGTTTGACTACCTGGTGAAGAAGGGCCGACTGACTCCAAAAGAGGCCAGGAAGTTCTTCAGACAGATCATCTCTGCTTTGGATTTCTGCCACAGTCATTCCATCTG tcaCAGAGACCTGAAGCCCGAGAACCTGCTCCTGGATGAAAAGAACAACATTCGTATTGCTGACTTTGGAATGGCCTCCCTACAGGTGGGAGACAGTCTGTTAGAGACCAGCTGTGG aTCACCACATTATGCCTGCCCTGAAGTTATTCGG GGGGAGAAATATGATGGGCGGAGAGCAGATGTGTGGAGCTGTGGAGTCATCCTTTTTGCTCTGCTGGTG GGTGCCCTGCCTTTTGACCATGATAATTTACGTCAGCTCCTGGAGAAGGTGAAGAGTGGGGTGTTTCACATGCCCCACTTCATCCCCCCGGACTGCCAGtctttgctcaagggcatgaTTGAGGTCAATCCTGAAAAGAGGCTCACG CTAGAGGCCATTCAGAAACATGCCTGGTATCA GGGTGGTCGTAATGAGCCGTGTCCTGAGCAGCCTCCTCCCaggcgagtgtgtgtgaggcgaATATTGTCCCTGACTGAGCTGGACCCAGATGTGTTGGACAGCATGCATTCACTGGGTTGTTTCCGAGACCGAGTCAAGCTCACACGTGATTTGCAATGTGAAGA AGAAAACCAGGAGAAGATGATCTATTACCTACTGCTGGacaggaaggagcgctacccGAGCTATGAGGATGAGGACTTGCCTCCGCGCAATGACGTAG CAGACCCTCCTCGAAAGCGTGTTGACTCTCCTATGCTGACACGCCATGGCCGCTGTCGCCCCGAGAGGAAAAGCCTGGAGGTGCTGAGTGTTACTGAACAAGGGTCTCCTACCCCGCCTCGCAGGGCCCTGGACACAGCTGCCCACAGCCAGAG GTCTCGGTCAGTCAGTGGAGCTTCAACTGGTCTCTCCTCCAGCCCTCTCAGTAGTCCCAGG TCCTATCAGAGCCCCGTCTTcactttcagccaatcagacgtCACCTGTGCCACTGCTACCCCCCTCACAAGGGAGCCTAAACAGGGAAGCACCACTACTCCTCGCTCAGCAAGGGCACATGACAAGCCCAAAGGTCCGCCCAACCCAAAGACCCAGACCCTGCCCACCAAGGGACCTGCTGACCGACCCCATCTGCAGCCCATCAAATCCCTGCCTCTGCACAACCCATCCTCCCGCTCACCCTCCCCCTCTCCGCTCCTGTCACCCATACCCCGTTTCTTCTTCCCCTCGTCCTCTGTCCTAAAGTCAGTGACTAAGAGCTTCTACCCAAACTCTGCCCACTCTGTGCCGCAGGTCACTCCCCAAGGCTCTCCGTTGCCCACACCCCTGGGCACCCCTGTCCACCACCCtcaccacccctcctccaccccgccctcctcttcttcgtcctcatcctcttcacgggcggagggagggggaggggtgggcTCCCTGTCGCTGACCCCGCCCTCCAGCCCAGGAGGGGGGAGCGGCATGGCAGCCAGCAGCTCTGCACACTGGAGGACTCGCCTCAATTCTTTCAAGAACAACCTGCTGGGCTCACCCCGTTTCCATCGGCGTAAACTGCAAG ttcCCACATCAGAAGACATGTCTAGTCTAACACCGGAATCCAGCCCTGA GCTGGCCAAGAAGTCGTGGTTTGGAAACTTCATCGGCttggagaaagaggagcagatCTTTGTGGTGATCAGAGACAAACCCCTGAGTTCTGTCAAAGCCGACATTGTCCAtgccttcctgtct ATCCCATCGCTCAGTCACAGCGTCCTCTCCCAAACCAGCTTCCGGGCCGAGTACAAATCCTCCGGAGGCCCCTCCGTCTTCCAGAAGCCCGTCAAGTTCCAGGTGGACATTGCTTTCTCAGAGGGCGAGAGGGAGCGGGACAGGGAGAGGACCGAgagggagggcaggagggagacaggaatCTACAGCGTGACATTCACCCTCATATCAG GTCCGAGTCGCAGGTTCAGACGAGTGGTAGAGACGATTCAAGCTCAGCTTCTCAGCTCCCATGACCAACCCATGGTGCAAGCCCTATCTG ATCCCTTCCCAGATGAGAAGAACGGCCGGCCCCACGGGACCCCCACCCGCCAAAACTCGAGGCGCTCCGAGGGTGGGGGCGACAGGTGCGAGTGGGGTGACCGAGCAGATGGCGGAGGCATAGGAGGCAGCGGGGGAGTTCTGCAGCGCAGAGGCTCGGCGAAAGAGAGAACCCGACTGCTGTCCTCCAATGGAACCCAATCCCAACCATAG
- the brsk1a gene encoding serine/threonine-protein kinase BRSK1 isoform X8 yields the protein MSKELSLSQSAQYVGPYRLEKTLGKGQTGLVKLGVHCITGQKVAIKIVNREKLSESVLMKVEREIAILKLIEHPHVLKLHDVYENNKYLYLVLEHVSGGELFDYLVKKGRLTPKEARKFFRQIISALDFCHSHSICHRDLKPENLLLDEKNNIRIADFGMASLQVGDSLLETSCGSPHYACPEVIRGEKYDGRRADVWSCGVILFALLVGALPFDHDNLRQLLEKVKSGVFHMPHFIPPDCQSLLKGMIEVNPEKRLTLEAIQKHAWYQGGRNEPCPEQPPPRRVCVRRILSLTELDPDVLDSMHSLGCFRDRVKLTRDLQCEEENQEKMIYYLLLDRKERYPSYEDEDLPPRNDVDPPRKRVDSPMLTRHGRCRPERKSLEVLSVTEQGSPTPPRRALDTAAHSQRSRSVSGASTGLSSSPLSSPRSYQSPVFTFSQSDVTCATATPLTREPKQGSTTTPRSARAHDKPKGPPNPKTQTLPTKGPADRPHLQPIKSLPLHNPSSRSPSPSPLLSPIPRFFFPSSSVLKSVTKSFYPNSAHSVPQVTPQGSPLPTPLGTPVHHPHHPSSTPPSSSSSSSSSRAEGGGGVGSLSLTPPSSPGGGSGMAASSSAHWRTRLNSFKNNLLGSPRFHRRKLQVPTSEDMSSLTPESSPELAKKSWFGNFIGLEKEEQIFVVIRDKPLSSVKADIVHAFLSIPSLSHSVLSQTSFRAEYKSSGGPSVFQKPVKFQVDIAFSEGERERDRERTEREGRRETGIYSVTFTLISGPSRRFRRVVETIQAQLLSSHDQPMVQALSDEKNGRPHGTPTRQNSRRSEGGGDRCEWGDRADGGGIGGSGGVLQRRGSAKERTRLLSSNGTQSQP from the exons ATGAGTAAGGAACTGTCTCTAAGTCAGTCAGCTCAATATGTTGGGCCCTACAGACTGGAAAAAACTCTGGGGAAGGGACAGACAG GACTGGTCAAGCTTGGGGTCCATTGTATTACGGGTCAGAAGGTAGCGATCAAAATAGTCAACAGAGAGAAGCTGTCTGAGTCAGTCCTGATGAAG GTTGAGAGGGAGATTGCCATTCTGAAACTGATTGAGCATCCGCATGTGTTGAAGCTGCATGATGTTTATGAGAATAACAAATATCT GTACCTGGTGTTGGAGCATGTGTCAGGAGGAGAGTTGTTTGACTACCTGGTGAAGAAGGGCCGACTGACTCCAAAAGAGGCCAGGAAGTTCTTCAGACAGATCATCTCTGCTTTGGATTTCTGCCACAGTCATTCCATCTG tcaCAGAGACCTGAAGCCCGAGAACCTGCTCCTGGATGAAAAGAACAACATTCGTATTGCTGACTTTGGAATGGCCTCCCTACAGGTGGGAGACAGTCTGTTAGAGACCAGCTGTGG aTCACCACATTATGCCTGCCCTGAAGTTATTCGG GGGGAGAAATATGATGGGCGGAGAGCAGATGTGTGGAGCTGTGGAGTCATCCTTTTTGCTCTGCTGGTG GGTGCCCTGCCTTTTGACCATGATAATTTACGTCAGCTCCTGGAGAAGGTGAAGAGTGGGGTGTTTCACATGCCCCACTTCATCCCCCCGGACTGCCAGtctttgctcaagggcatgaTTGAGGTCAATCCTGAAAAGAGGCTCACG CTAGAGGCCATTCAGAAACATGCCTGGTATCA GGGTGGTCGTAATGAGCCGTGTCCTGAGCAGCCTCCTCCCaggcgagtgtgtgtgaggcgaATATTGTCCCTGACTGAGCTGGACCCAGATGTGTTGGACAGCATGCATTCACTGGGTTGTTTCCGAGACCGAGTCAAGCTCACACGTGATTTGCAATGTGAAGA AGAAAACCAGGAGAAGATGATCTATTACCTACTGCTGGacaggaaggagcgctacccGAGCTATGAGGATGAGGACTTGCCTCCGCGCAATGACGTAG ACCCTCCTCGAAAGCGTGTTGACTCTCCTATGCTGACACGCCATGGCCGCTGTCGCCCCGAGAGGAAAAGCCTGGAGGTGCTGAGTGTTACTGAACAAGGGTCTCCTACCCCGCCTCGCAGGGCCCTGGACACAGCTGCCCACAGCCAGAG GTCTCGGTCAGTCAGTGGAGCTTCAACTGGTCTCTCCTCCAGCCCTCTCAGTAGTCCCAGG TCCTATCAGAGCCCCGTCTTcactttcagccaatcagacgtCACCTGTGCCACTGCTACCCCCCTCACAAGGGAGCCTAAACAGGGAAGCACCACTACTCCTCGCTCAGCAAGGGCACATGACAAGCCCAAAGGTCCGCCCAACCCAAAGACCCAGACCCTGCCCACCAAGGGACCTGCTGACCGACCCCATCTGCAGCCCATCAAATCCCTGCCTCTGCACAACCCATCCTCCCGCTCACCCTCCCCCTCTCCGCTCCTGTCACCCATACCCCGTTTCTTCTTCCCCTCGTCCTCTGTCCTAAAGTCAGTGACTAAGAGCTTCTACCCAAACTCTGCCCACTCTGTGCCGCAGGTCACTCCCCAAGGCTCTCCGTTGCCCACACCCCTGGGCACCCCTGTCCACCACCCtcaccacccctcctccaccccgccctcctcttcttcgtcctcatcctcttcacgggcggagggagggggaggggtgggcTCCCTGTCGCTGACCCCGCCCTCCAGCCCAGGAGGGGGGAGCGGCATGGCAGCCAGCAGCTCTGCACACTGGAGGACTCGCCTCAATTCTTTCAAGAACAACCTGCTGGGCTCACCCCGTTTCCATCGGCGTAAACTGCAAG ttcCCACATCAGAAGACATGTCTAGTCTAACACCGGAATCCAGCCCTGA GCTGGCCAAGAAGTCGTGGTTTGGAAACTTCATCGGCttggagaaagaggagcagatCTTTGTGGTGATCAGAGACAAACCCCTGAGTTCTGTCAAAGCCGACATTGTCCAtgccttcctgtct ATCCCATCGCTCAGTCACAGCGTCCTCTCCCAAACCAGCTTCCGGGCCGAGTACAAATCCTCCGGAGGCCCCTCCGTCTTCCAGAAGCCCGTCAAGTTCCAGGTGGACATTGCTTTCTCAGAGGGCGAGAGGGAGCGGGACAGGGAGAGGACCGAgagggagggcaggagggagacaggaatCTACAGCGTGACATTCACCCTCATATCAG GTCCGAGTCGCAGGTTCAGACGAGTGGTAGAGACGATTCAAGCTCAGCTTCTCAGCTCCCATGACCAACCCATGGTGCAAGCCCTATCTG ATGAGAAGAACGGCCGGCCCCACGGGACCCCCACCCGCCAAAACTCGAGGCGCTCCGAGGGTGGGGGCGACAGGTGCGAGTGGGGTGACCGAGCAGATGGCGGAGGCATAGGAGGCAGCGGGGGAGTTCTGCAGCGCAGAGGCTCGGCGAAAGAGAGAACCCGACTGCTGTCCTCCAATGGAACCCAATCCCAACCATAG
- the brsk1a gene encoding serine/threonine-protein kinase BRSK1 isoform X2, with amino-acid sequence MSKELSLSQSAQYVGPYRLEKTLGKGQTGLVKLGVHCITGQKVAIKIVNREKLSESVLMKVEREIAILKLIEHPHVLKLHDVYENNKYLYLVLEHVSGGELFDYLVKKGRLTPKEARKFFRQIISALDFCHSHSICHRDLKPENLLLDEKNNIRIADFGMASLQVGDSLLETSCGSPHYACPEVIRGEKYDGRRADVWSCGVILFALLVGALPFDHDNLRQLLEKVKSGVFHMPHFIPPDCQSLLKGMIEVNPEKRLTLEAIQKHAWYQGGRNEPCPEQPPPRRVCVRRILSLTELDPDVLDSMHSLGCFRDRVKLTRDLQCEEENQEKMIYYLLLDRKERYPSYEDEDLPPRNDVDPPRKRVDSPMLTRHGRCRPERKSLEVLSVTEQGSPTPPRRALDTAAHSQRSRSVSGASTGLSSSPLSSPRSYQSPVFTFSQSDVTCATATPLTREPKQGSTTTPRSARAHDKPKGPPNPKTQTLPTKGPADRPHLQPIKSLPLHNPSSRSPSPSPLLSPIPRFFFPSSSVLKSVTKSFYPNSAHSVPQVTPQGSPLPTPLGTPVHHPHHPSSTPPSSSSSSSSSRAEGGGGVGSLSLTPPSSPGGGSGMAASSSAHWRTRLNSFKNNLLGSPRFHRRKLQVPTSEDMSSLTPESSPELAKKSWFGNFIGLEKEEQIFVVIRDKPLSSVKADIVHAFLSIPSLSHSVLSQTSFRAEYKSSGGPSVFQKPVKFQVDIAFSEGERERDRERTEREGRRETGIYSVTFTLISGPSRRFRRVVETIQAQLLSSHDQPMVQALSDPFPDEKNGRPHGTPTRQNSRRSEGGGDRCEWGDRADGGGIGGSGGVLQRRGSAKERTRLLSSNGTQSQP; translated from the exons ATGAGTAAGGAACTGTCTCTAAGTCAGTCAGCTCAATATGTTGGGCCCTACAGACTGGAAAAAACTCTGGGGAAGGGACAGACAG GACTGGTCAAGCTTGGGGTCCATTGTATTACGGGTCAGAAGGTAGCGATCAAAATAGTCAACAGAGAGAAGCTGTCTGAGTCAGTCCTGATGAAG GTTGAGAGGGAGATTGCCATTCTGAAACTGATTGAGCATCCGCATGTGTTGAAGCTGCATGATGTTTATGAGAATAACAAATATCT GTACCTGGTGTTGGAGCATGTGTCAGGAGGAGAGTTGTTTGACTACCTGGTGAAGAAGGGCCGACTGACTCCAAAAGAGGCCAGGAAGTTCTTCAGACAGATCATCTCTGCTTTGGATTTCTGCCACAGTCATTCCATCTG tcaCAGAGACCTGAAGCCCGAGAACCTGCTCCTGGATGAAAAGAACAACATTCGTATTGCTGACTTTGGAATGGCCTCCCTACAGGTGGGAGACAGTCTGTTAGAGACCAGCTGTGG aTCACCACATTATGCCTGCCCTGAAGTTATTCGG GGGGAGAAATATGATGGGCGGAGAGCAGATGTGTGGAGCTGTGGAGTCATCCTTTTTGCTCTGCTGGTG GGTGCCCTGCCTTTTGACCATGATAATTTACGTCAGCTCCTGGAGAAGGTGAAGAGTGGGGTGTTTCACATGCCCCACTTCATCCCCCCGGACTGCCAGtctttgctcaagggcatgaTTGAGGTCAATCCTGAAAAGAGGCTCACG CTAGAGGCCATTCAGAAACATGCCTGGTATCA GGGTGGTCGTAATGAGCCGTGTCCTGAGCAGCCTCCTCCCaggcgagtgtgtgtgaggcgaATATTGTCCCTGACTGAGCTGGACCCAGATGTGTTGGACAGCATGCATTCACTGGGTTGTTTCCGAGACCGAGTCAAGCTCACACGTGATTTGCAATGTGAAGA AGAAAACCAGGAGAAGATGATCTATTACCTACTGCTGGacaggaaggagcgctacccGAGCTATGAGGATGAGGACTTGCCTCCGCGCAATGACGTAG ACCCTCCTCGAAAGCGTGTTGACTCTCCTATGCTGACACGCCATGGCCGCTGTCGCCCCGAGAGGAAAAGCCTGGAGGTGCTGAGTGTTACTGAACAAGGGTCTCCTACCCCGCCTCGCAGGGCCCTGGACACAGCTGCCCACAGCCAGAG GTCTCGGTCAGTCAGTGGAGCTTCAACTGGTCTCTCCTCCAGCCCTCTCAGTAGTCCCAGG TCCTATCAGAGCCCCGTCTTcactttcagccaatcagacgtCACCTGTGCCACTGCTACCCCCCTCACAAGGGAGCCTAAACAGGGAAGCACCACTACTCCTCGCTCAGCAAGGGCACATGACAAGCCCAAAGGTCCGCCCAACCCAAAGACCCAGACCCTGCCCACCAAGGGACCTGCTGACCGACCCCATCTGCAGCCCATCAAATCCCTGCCTCTGCACAACCCATCCTCCCGCTCACCCTCCCCCTCTCCGCTCCTGTCACCCATACCCCGTTTCTTCTTCCCCTCGTCCTCTGTCCTAAAGTCAGTGACTAAGAGCTTCTACCCAAACTCTGCCCACTCTGTGCCGCAGGTCACTCCCCAAGGCTCTCCGTTGCCCACACCCCTGGGCACCCCTGTCCACCACCCtcaccacccctcctccaccccgccctcctcttcttcgtcctcatcctcttcacgggcggagggagggggaggggtgggcTCCCTGTCGCTGACCCCGCCCTCCAGCCCAGGAGGGGGGAGCGGCATGGCAGCCAGCAGCTCTGCACACTGGAGGACTCGCCTCAATTCTTTCAAGAACAACCTGCTGGGCTCACCCCGTTTCCATCGGCGTAAACTGCAAG ttcCCACATCAGAAGACATGTCTAGTCTAACACCGGAATCCAGCCCTGA GCTGGCCAAGAAGTCGTGGTTTGGAAACTTCATCGGCttggagaaagaggagcagatCTTTGTGGTGATCAGAGACAAACCCCTGAGTTCTGTCAAAGCCGACATTGTCCAtgccttcctgtct ATCCCATCGCTCAGTCACAGCGTCCTCTCCCAAACCAGCTTCCGGGCCGAGTACAAATCCTCCGGAGGCCCCTCCGTCTTCCAGAAGCCCGTCAAGTTCCAGGTGGACATTGCTTTCTCAGAGGGCGAGAGGGAGCGGGACAGGGAGAGGACCGAgagggagggcaggagggagacaggaatCTACAGCGTGACATTCACCCTCATATCAG GTCCGAGTCGCAGGTTCAGACGAGTGGTAGAGACGATTCAAGCTCAGCTTCTCAGCTCCCATGACCAACCCATGGTGCAAGCCCTATCTG ATCCCTTCCCAGATGAGAAGAACGGCCGGCCCCACGGGACCCCCACCCGCCAAAACTCGAGGCGCTCCGAGGGTGGGGGCGACAGGTGCGAGTGGGGTGACCGAGCAGATGGCGGAGGCATAGGAGGCAGCGGGGGAGTTCTGCAGCGCAGAGGCTCGGCGAAAGAGAGAACCCGACTGCTGTCCTCCAATGGAACCCAATCCCAACCATAG